Proteins encoded in a region of the Streptomyces violaceoruber genome:
- a CDS encoding cytochrome P450, whose translation MTDTDTTTNTDTTTNTHPAAPVAFPQDRTCPYHPPAAYDPLRAARPLARITLFDGRPAWLVTGHAAARRLLADQRLSTDRTRDGFPATSARLAAVRERRTALLGVDDPEHRAQRRMVLPEFTLKRAGALRPSIRRIVGERLDAMIAQGPPADLVTAFALPVPSMVICALLGVPYADHEFFEEQSRRLLRGPLPADTRDARDRLEAYLGELIDRKRRAPGEGLLDDLVRRQASEGATDREQLIAFAVILLVAGHETTANMISLGTYTLLTNPGRLAELRADPALLPGAVEELMRVLSIADGLLRMATEDIDVDGQTIRAGDGVVFSTSVINRDESVYPEPDALDWHRPARHHVAFGFGIHQCLGQNLARAELEIALESLFDRLPTLRLAAPADEIPFKPGDTIQGMLELPVAW comes from the coding sequence ATGACGGACACCGACACGACGACGAACACCGACACGACGACGAACACCCATCCGGCAGCCCCCGTCGCCTTCCCGCAGGACCGGACCTGTCCCTACCACCCGCCCGCCGCCTACGACCCGCTGCGCGCCGCGCGTCCACTGGCCCGCATCACGCTCTTCGACGGCCGCCCGGCCTGGCTGGTGACCGGGCACGCCGCCGCGCGCCGGCTGCTGGCCGACCAGCGCCTGTCGACCGACCGCACCCGCGACGGCTTCCCCGCCACGTCGGCGCGGCTGGCCGCCGTCCGCGAGCGCAGGACCGCCCTGCTCGGCGTGGACGACCCCGAGCACCGCGCCCAGCGCAGGATGGTGCTCCCGGAGTTCACCCTGAAACGCGCCGGCGCACTGCGCCCGAGCATCCGGCGGATCGTCGGCGAACGGCTCGACGCGATGATCGCGCAGGGCCCGCCCGCCGACCTGGTGACCGCCTTCGCGCTGCCCGTGCCCTCGATGGTGATCTGCGCGCTGCTCGGCGTCCCCTACGCCGACCACGAGTTCTTCGAGGAACAGTCCCGCCGGCTGCTGCGCGGCCCCCTGCCCGCCGACACCAGGGACGCCCGCGACCGACTGGAGGCGTACCTGGGGGAGTTGATCGACCGCAAGCGGCGGGCGCCCGGCGAGGGCCTGCTGGACGACCTGGTCCGGCGACAGGCGAGCGAGGGCGCGACCGACCGCGAACAACTGATCGCCTTCGCGGTGATCCTGCTGGTCGCGGGACACGAGACCACGGCCAACATGATCTCGCTGGGCACCTACACCCTCCTGACCAACCCCGGGCGGCTGGCCGAACTGCGTGCGGATCCCGCGCTGCTGCCCGGCGCCGTGGAGGAGCTGATGCGCGTCCTGTCGATCGCCGACGGGCTGCTGCGGATGGCCACCGAGGACATCGACGTGGACGGGCAGACCATCCGGGCCGGCGACGGGGTCGTCTTCTCCACCTCCGTCATCAACCGCGACGAGAGCGTCTACCCCGAACCGGACGCCCTCGACTGGCACCGCCCCGCCCGCCACCACGTCGCCTTCGGGTTCGGCATCCACCAGTGCCTCGGTCAGAACCTGGCCCGTGCCGAACTGGAGATCGCCCTGGAGAGCCTCTTCGACCGGCTGCCCACGCTGCGCCTGGCCGCTCCGGCGGACGAGATCCCCTTCAAACCCGGCGACACGATCCAGGGGATGCTGGAACTCCCCGTGGCCTGGTAG
- a CDS encoding ferredoxin, whose protein sequence is MHIGIDKDTCIGAGQCALTAPGVFTQDDDGYSTLRPGREDGGGSALVREAARACPVGAITVSERVG, encoded by the coding sequence ATGCACATCGGCATCGACAAGGACACCTGCATCGGCGCGGGCCAGTGCGCCCTGACCGCCCCCGGCGTCTTCACCCAGGACGACGACGGCTACAGCACGCTCAGGCCCGGCCGGGAGGACGGCGGCGGCAGCGCGCTGGTCCGGGAGGCGGCCCGCGCCTGCCCCGTCGGCGCGATCACCGTCTCGGAGCGGGTCGGCTGA
- a CDS encoding TetR/AcrR family transcriptional regulator: MDSEVARERALDAAEGLFYARGVRAVGMDEVRGASGVSLKRLYQLFPAKEQLVVACLDRRDLRWRGRLAEYVGRHEEPGARVLAVFDWLGVWFAEPGFRGCAWINAYGELGPASPAVAERVRAHKAAFRAFLDTLAAGAGLPAALGGQLFLLAEGAMVTAGVTGEAEPARQAREAARVLLGAAGVSRPAPRR, from the coding sequence ATGGACAGCGAGGTCGCCCGGGAGCGGGCGCTGGACGCGGCGGAGGGGCTCTTCTACGCGCGGGGCGTGCGGGCGGTGGGCATGGACGAGGTCCGCGGCGCCTCCGGCGTGTCGCTCAAACGCCTCTACCAGCTCTTCCCGGCCAAGGAACAGCTCGTCGTGGCCTGTCTGGACCGGCGCGACCTGCGCTGGCGTGGGCGGCTGGCCGAGTACGTCGGCCGGCACGAGGAGCCCGGCGCACGCGTCCTTGCCGTGTTCGACTGGCTCGGCGTGTGGTTCGCGGAGCCCGGTTTCCGCGGCTGCGCCTGGATCAACGCCTATGGCGAACTCGGCCCCGCCTCACCCGCCGTGGCGGAGCGGGTACGGGCGCACAAGGCGGCGTTCCGTGCCTTCCTCGACACTCTGGCGGCCGGAGCGGGGCTGCCCGCCGCGCTGGGCGGGCAGCTGTTCCTGCTGGCGGAGGGCGCCATGGTGACGGCGGGCGTGACGGGCGAGGCCGAGCCCGCGCGTCAGGCACGGGAGGCGGCACGGGTGCTGCTGGGCGCGGCCGGGGTCAGCCGACCCGCTCCGAGACGGTGA
- a CDS encoding nuclear transport factor 2 family protein: protein MTTTDRPPLPPFTRETAERKVRAAEDAWNTRDPHQVALAYSEDSVWRNRDAFFTGRAAIVEFLTAKWERERRYALRKDLWAFDGNRIAVRFQYESQDADGQWWRSYGNELWEFDEHGLMTRREASINDVPIEEADRRILGPRPAQ from the coding sequence ATGACGACGACCGACCGGCCGCCCCTGCCGCCGTTCACCCGGGAGACCGCCGAACGCAAGGTGCGGGCCGCCGAGGACGCCTGGAACACCCGCGACCCGCACCAGGTCGCCCTCGCCTACTCCGAGGACTCGGTCTGGCGCAACCGCGACGCCTTCTTCACCGGCCGCGCCGCCATCGTCGAGTTCCTGACCGCCAAGTGGGAGCGCGAGCGGCGGTACGCACTGCGCAAGGACCTGTGGGCCTTCGACGGCAATCGCATCGCCGTCCGCTTCCAGTACGAGTCCCAGGACGCGGACGGCCAGTGGTGGCGCTCCTACGGCAACGAGCTGTGGGAGTTCGACGAGCACGGCCTGATGACCCGGCGCGAGGCGAGCATCAACGACGTGCCCATCGAGGAGGCGGACCGGCGCATCCTCGGCCCGAGACCCGCCCAGTAG
- a CDS encoding flavoprotein: MSDRAGTGGAARPFLYVVVCAAGVAEGVVGLIDAARGRGWEVGVIATPVAMGGFFDTDAVEARTGRPIRSAWRTPGEPRPFPAPDAVVVAPATFNTINKWAAGLADTLAVATLCEASGLGVPVGVLPCVGEALASHPAYRESLARLRGMGVRFGDPHAGNTGDAAQSGGRPEFGWERALDLVQRR; encoded by the coding sequence ATGAGCGATCGGGCTGGAACCGGCGGGGCCGCACGACCTTTCCTCTACGTCGTCGTCTGCGCCGCGGGCGTGGCCGAAGGCGTGGTCGGGCTGATCGACGCGGCGCGGGGACGCGGCTGGGAGGTCGGGGTCATAGCGACACCGGTCGCCATGGGCGGCTTCTTCGACACGGACGCCGTCGAGGCGCGGACCGGTCGCCCGATCCGCTCGGCCTGGCGCACCCCCGGCGAGCCGCGGCCCTTCCCGGCGCCCGACGCCGTCGTGGTCGCTCCCGCCACCTTCAACACGATCAACAAGTGGGCCGCGGGCCTGGCCGACACGCTCGCCGTGGCCACCCTGTGCGAGGCGAGCGGCCTCGGGGTCCCCGTCGGCGTCCTGCCGTGCGTCGGCGAGGCGCTGGCCTCCCACCCCGCCTACCGGGAGAGCCTGGCCCGGCTGCGCGGGATGGGGGTGCGCTTCGGCGACCCGCACGCCGGGAACACCGGGGACGCGGCGCAGAGCGGCGGCCGTCCGGAGTTCGGCTGGGAACGGGCCCTGGACCTGGTCCAACGGCGCTGA
- a CDS encoding aldo/keto reductase, whose amino-acid sequence MQYVKLGSTGLDVSRICLGCMTYGVPDRGTHEWTLDEAASRPLIRQALEAGVTFFDTANVYSDGTSEEIVGKALADFARRDDIVLATKVNGRMRPGPNGAGLSRKAVMTEIDHSLRRLGTDYVDLYQIHRFDPHTPVEETMEALHDLVKAGKVRYIGASSMYAWQFSKMQYTAERHGWTKFVSMQNHYNLVYREEEREMLPLCADQGVGVLPWSPLARGRLTRDWDTATGRSATDTFGSTLYQEGDRAVVEAVTRIAGERGVPRARVALAWLLHQDTVTAPIVGASRPGHLEDAVAAVGLTLSETEIEELERPYAPHPIAGH is encoded by the coding sequence ATGCAGTACGTGAAGCTCGGTTCGACGGGTCTGGACGTGTCGCGGATCTGCCTGGGCTGCATGACCTACGGCGTGCCCGACCGGGGCACGCACGAGTGGACCCTCGACGAGGCGGCCTCGCGTCCGCTGATCCGGCAGGCGCTGGAGGCCGGCGTCACCTTCTTCGACACCGCCAACGTGTACTCCGACGGCACCAGCGAGGAGATCGTCGGCAAGGCGCTGGCCGACTTCGCCCGCCGCGACGACATCGTGCTCGCGACCAAGGTGAACGGCCGGATGCGCCCCGGGCCCAACGGCGCCGGACTCTCCCGCAAGGCGGTGATGACCGAGATCGACCACAGCCTGCGGCGCCTGGGCACCGACTACGTCGACCTCTACCAGATCCACCGCTTCGACCCGCACACCCCGGTCGAGGAGACGATGGAGGCGCTGCACGACCTGGTCAAGGCGGGCAAGGTCCGCTACATCGGGGCCAGTTCGATGTACGCCTGGCAGTTCTCCAAGATGCAGTACACCGCCGAGCGGCACGGCTGGACGAAGTTCGTGTCCATGCAGAACCACTACAACCTGGTCTACCGCGAGGAGGAGCGCGAGATGCTGCCCCTCTGCGCGGACCAGGGCGTCGGCGTGCTGCCCTGGAGTCCGCTCGCCCGCGGCCGCCTCACCCGCGACTGGGACACCGCCACCGGGCGCAGCGCCACCGACACCTTCGGCAGCACCCTGTACCAGGAGGGCGACCGCGCCGTGGTGGAGGCCGTCACCCGCATCGCGGGGGAGCGCGGCGTCCCGCGCGCCCGGGTGGCCCTGGCCTGGCTGCTGCACCAGGACACGGTGACCGCGCCGATCGTCGGCGCCTCCCGGCCGGGCCACCTCGAGGACGCCGTGGCGGCGGTCGGACTCACGCTGAGCGAGACGGAGATCGAGGAGCTGGAGCGGCCCTACGCGCCGCACCCGATCGCCGGTCACTGA
- a CDS encoding DUF4232 domain-containing protein → MANTSQPLRRTALLASGVALLGLLTACGTEGATSSGTPRPSEAARTAGANPGSGTPTSGDTAPPVGAAPTDTAGSASASARTDGRCHTAELRATVGRVDPGAGQRNFPVVLTNTSDRTCTVYGYPGAAFVDASGKQLGPDPERAPGSPGTVTLTPGKSAWAGLSFSSPQISGARTATPAALLVTPPDEREPLKVAWTAGEVPVGGNASSVSVTALEAGTGP, encoded by the coding sequence ATGGCTAACACGTCCCAGCCGCTGCGCCGGACGGCCCTGCTCGCGAGCGGGGTCGCGCTGCTCGGCCTGTTGACCGCATGCGGTACCGAGGGCGCCACGTCGAGCGGGACCCCGCGGCCCAGCGAGGCCGCCCGCACGGCCGGCGCCAACCCGGGCAGCGGCACCCCGACGTCCGGCGACACCGCACCGCCGGTCGGCGCCGCACCCACCGACACCGCGGGCTCGGCCTCCGCCTCGGCCCGCACCGACGGCCGCTGCCACACCGCCGAACTGCGGGCCACCGTCGGCCGCGTGGACCCGGGGGCGGGCCAGCGCAACTTCCCCGTCGTGCTGACCAACACCTCCGACCGCACCTGCACGGTGTACGGCTATCCGGGCGCCGCCTTCGTGGACGCGTCCGGCAAGCAGCTGGGTCCGGACCCCGAGCGCGCGCCGGGCTCCCCCGGGACGGTCACGCTGACGCCGGGCAAGAGCGCGTGGGCCGGGCTGTCGTTCTCCAGTCCGCAGATCAGCGGCGCGCGTACGGCCACCCCGGCGGCGCTGCTCGTCACCCCGCCGGACGAGCGGGAGCCGTTGAAGGTGGCGTGGACGGCCGGCGAGGTCCCGGTCGGCGGCAACGCGTCGTCGGTGTCCGTCACCGCCCTGGAGGCGGGCACCGGCCCCTGA
- a CDS encoding SpoIIE family protein phosphatase → MSPVNPFDDAATARAVVDGSGTLVEWNEGARLLLGHPAAEVVGRPASDLLAGDLDGAPPGSDDAQWSGTLDLRHRDGHTVSAWVLAHRRPAADGAPVTWLAVSPLDPGPEPEDDPLIRAALAQSPCAMMIFDDRLLLRGVNDAMARLLGLPSARVRGLRATDFSVQPQDAELERRMRRVLASGRRHDMQAHLKAGGESRAHAWNARIAPLTDADGRVCGVCVSVHDLTEQHRARERLQLVNEASVRIGTTLDVTRTAEELADVCVPPLADFVSVDLLDPHEHGGEPAPLVEPPVGLRRTAHRSITEGRSQAVAETGQLDVYPAGSPQAECLLSGQVIVASEAYGDLERWLQWDPARLRRVKEYGIHSTMSVPLQARGTTLGVAVFTRFRRPDPFTHDDVLLAEEVSARAAVCIDNARRYSREREATLTLQRSLLPRWLPPTAAVQAASRYLPAARSGVGGDWFDVIPLSGMRVAMVVGDVVGHGIPASATMGRLRTAVRTLADIDLTPEELLTHLDDLVVRLSEESGDDRAGEVGATCLYVVYDPVSRHCSMARAGHPAPVLVPPDGPPEQVELPSGPPLGVGGLPFESAELELREGSVLALYTDGLVESRDRDTDAGQALLREALAAPADSLDTACDRVLHRLLPSGSAADDVALLLARTRGLPTGQVATWDIPADPALVAPVRKQVLDQLSDWNLLEATFTAELVVSELVTNAIRYGSPPIRLRLIHDTATLICEVSDTSHTAPHLRRARTWDEGGRGLLLVAQLTQRWGSRHTAEGKTIWAELGLLDDEA, encoded by the coding sequence ATGAGTCCGGTCAACCCGTTCGACGATGCCGCCACGGCCCGCGCCGTCGTCGACGGCTCCGGCACCCTGGTCGAGTGGAACGAGGGCGCCCGCCTGCTGCTCGGCCACCCGGCCGCCGAGGTCGTGGGGCGCCCCGCCTCCGACCTGCTCGCGGGCGACCTGGACGGCGCACCTCCGGGAAGCGACGACGCACAGTGGAGCGGCACCCTGGACCTGCGCCACCGCGACGGACACACCGTGTCGGCGTGGGTGCTCGCGCACCGCAGACCGGCGGCCGACGGCGCCCCGGTCACGTGGCTCGCCGTCTCCCCCCTGGATCCCGGTCCCGAGCCGGAGGACGACCCGCTGATCAGAGCCGCGCTCGCCCAGTCTCCCTGCGCCATGATGATCTTCGACGACCGCCTCCTGCTGCGCGGGGTCAACGACGCCATGGCGCGGCTGCTGGGGCTCCCGTCCGCCCGCGTGCGCGGTCTGCGGGCCACCGACTTCAGCGTCCAGCCGCAGGACGCGGAACTGGAGCGCCGGATGCGGCGCGTGCTGGCCTCCGGCCGCCGGCACGACATGCAGGCCCACCTCAAGGCGGGGGGCGAGAGCCGGGCCCACGCGTGGAACGCCCGGATCGCGCCGCTGACCGACGCCGACGGCCGGGTGTGCGGCGTGTGTGTGAGCGTCCACGACCTCACGGAGCAGCACCGCGCCCGGGAGCGGCTGCAACTGGTCAACGAGGCCAGCGTGCGCATCGGCACCACCCTCGACGTCACCCGTACGGCCGAGGAGCTGGCGGACGTGTGCGTCCCCCCGCTGGCCGACTTCGTCAGCGTCGACCTGCTGGACCCGCACGAGCACGGCGGTGAGCCCGCCCCCCTGGTCGAACCGCCGGTCGGTCTGCGCCGCACCGCCCACCGGTCGATCACCGAGGGCCGCTCGCAGGCGGTGGCCGAGACCGGGCAGCTGGACGTCTATCCGGCCGGCTCCCCCCAGGCCGAGTGTCTGCTCTCCGGGCAGGTGATCGTGGCCTCGGAGGCCTACGGCGACCTGGAACGCTGGCTCCAGTGGGACCCCGCCCGGCTGCGGCGGGTGAAGGAGTACGGCATCCACTCCACGATGTCGGTGCCGCTCCAGGCCCGCGGCACCACCCTGGGCGTCGCCGTCTTCACCCGGTTCCGGCGTCCCGACCCGTTCACGCACGACGACGTGCTGCTGGCCGAGGAGGTCAGCGCCCGTGCCGCCGTCTGCATCGACAACGCCCGCCGCTACTCCCGCGAGCGTGAGGCCACGCTGACCCTCCAGCGCAGTCTGCTCCCCCGGTGGCTGCCGCCCACCGCCGCGGTGCAGGCGGCCTCGCGCTATCTTCCCGCGGCCCGCTCGGGCGTCGGCGGCGACTGGTTCGACGTCATCCCCCTGTCCGGGATGCGGGTCGCCATGGTCGTCGGGGACGTCGTCGGCCACGGCATCCCGGCCTCGGCCACGATGGGCCGGCTGCGCACCGCCGTGCGCACCCTCGCCGACATCGACCTGACGCCCGAGGAGCTGCTCACCCACCTGGACGACCTGGTCGTCCGGCTGTCCGAGGAGTCCGGCGACGACCGGGCCGGCGAGGTCGGCGCGACGTGCCTGTACGTGGTGTACGACCCGGTGTCGCGGCACTGCTCCATGGCGCGGGCCGGACACCCGGCGCCCGTCCTGGTCCCGCCGGACGGTCCGCCGGAGCAGGTCGAGCTGCCCTCCGGGCCACCGCTGGGCGTGGGCGGACTGCCCTTCGAGTCGGCCGAGCTGGAGCTGCGCGAGGGCAGCGTGCTGGCGCTGTACACCGACGGACTGGTCGAGAGCCGGGACCGGGACACCGACGCCGGCCAGGCGCTGCTGCGCGAGGCGCTGGCCGCCCCCGCCGACTCCCTGGACACCGCCTGTGACCGGGTGCTGCACCGACTCCTCCCGTCGGGCAGCGCCGCCGACGACGTGGCGCTGCTGCTGGCCCGGACCCGGGGGCTGCCGACCGGACAGGTCGCCACCTGGGACATCCCCGCCGACCCCGCGCTGGTCGCCCCGGTGCGCAAGCAGGTCCTCGACCAGCTCTCCGACTGGAACCTGCTGGAGGCCACCTTCACTGCCGAGCTGGTCGTGAGCGAGCTGGTCACCAACGCCATCCGGTACGGTTCCCCGCCGATCCGGCTCCGGCTGATCCACGACACGGCCACCCTGATCTGCGAGGTCTCCGACACCAGCCACACCGCGCCGCACCTGCGCCGGGCCAGGACCTGGGACGAGGGCGGGCGCGGTCTGCTCCTGGTGGCACAGCTCACCCAGCGCTGGGGCAGCCGGCACACGGCCGAGGGCAAGACGATCTGGGCGGAGCTGGGGCTGCTCGACGACGAGGCGTGA
- a CDS encoding glycoside hydrolase family 2 TIM barrel-domain containing protein, translating to MTVTRRSVLIASTAAPAAGMALAAPLAWAADATGGSAGRSTLALRDGWRFRLTDPDGAAEDDTDAADPAHDDSAWREVAVPHDWSIEQTPTTEHGTTSGTGFLPGGLGWYRLAFTLPPALAGKRISVEFDGVYMDSRVHCNGREVGHHPYGYTGFALDLTDLVHTDGRTENVLAVRVRNQLPSSRWYSGSGIYREARLVVTEPVHVRRWGTYVTTPRVSGESAVVRVRTSVVNATGTAREVEIRSAVKDADGRTVARTASTVDVTDAASETHELTVARPRLWDFASPHRYTLHTELRVGGRTVDTYRTPFGIRTFHVDPEEGFHLNGRYAKIKGVDLHHDLGALGAAVSADAVRRQMTLMKSMGVNAFRTSHNPPSPEMIEVCEEMGIIMLVEAFDCWRTGKNRYDYGRFFDEWCERDATEMVLAARNSPAVVMWSIGNEVPDSTATAGLAMADRIIEAIRAADDTRPLVIGSDKYRRLPAKGSAADLMLAKLDGLGLNYNTAKSVDDLHAVYPHLFLFESESSSETSTRGTYQEPEHLNTGENHTPGGRATSSYDNNLASWTMSGEYGHKKDRDRKWFAGQFLWSGIDYIGEPTPYDVFPVKASFFGAVDTAGFPKDMYHLFRSQWTDEPMVHLLPTTWNHREGDAVEVWAYTNVDTVELYLNGKSLGTRRFDRKKTVDGRTYLETTEATGDDKTFTDGPYPGSYTSPNGSAGKLHLTWTVPFEAGELKAVARRGGRTVATDVLRTAQAAHALRLTPDRESVDADGRSLVFVTAEVVDRHGVVVPGAEHLISFDVAGGSLAGLDNGRQESAERYQASTRTAFHGKALAIVRSGTRPGTVRVTARADGLRTGTAAVRARRAPDPATTPAPEFRPEHPAPVEHPHADASYSGRTDSLPAAVLDGDPATGWSNGFHKAATALLPAFDGARAEDWISVDHGRTRTYDRVEVSFTVDDGHSLPATLAVDVWDGRAWRAATEVRTEWATASDGPTVIGFRPLRGSRIRLTLTSRHPGEARGAVRVSRLEAPAA from the coding sequence ATGACGGTCACGCGCAGATCGGTTCTGATCGCCTCCACCGCCGCACCCGCGGCCGGGATGGCGCTCGCCGCCCCGTTGGCGTGGGCCGCGGACGCGACCGGCGGCTCGGCGGGCCGCAGCACCCTCGCCCTGCGGGACGGCTGGCGTTTCCGGCTGACCGACCCCGACGGGGCGGCCGAGGACGACACGGACGCCGCCGATCCCGCCCACGACGACTCGGCGTGGCGCGAGGTCGCCGTCCCGCACGACTGGAGCATCGAGCAGACGCCCACCACCGAGCACGGCACCACCAGCGGCACCGGCTTCCTGCCGGGCGGTCTCGGCTGGTACCGCCTCGCCTTCACGCTGCCGCCCGCCCTCGCCGGTAAGCGGATCTCGGTCGAGTTCGACGGCGTGTACATGGACTCCCGCGTCCACTGCAACGGCCGGGAGGTCGGCCACCACCCCTACGGCTACACCGGCTTCGCCCTCGACCTCACCGACCTGGTGCACACCGACGGCCGCACCGAGAACGTCCTCGCGGTGCGGGTGCGCAACCAACTGCCGAGCAGCCGCTGGTACTCGGGCAGCGGCATCTACCGCGAGGCCCGGCTGGTCGTCACCGAGCCGGTGCACGTACGCCGCTGGGGCACGTACGTCACCACGCCGCGGGTGAGCGGGGAGAGCGCCGTCGTCCGGGTCCGGACGTCGGTGGTGAACGCCACGGGCACCGCGCGCGAGGTCGAGATCCGGTCGGCGGTGAAGGACGCGGACGGCCGCACCGTGGCCCGCACCGCCTCCACGGTGGACGTCACCGACGCGGCGTCCGAGACCCACGAACTCACCGTCGCCCGCCCGCGGCTGTGGGACTTCGCGAGCCCGCACCGCTACACCCTGCACACCGAACTGCGCGTGGGCGGCCGGACCGTCGACACGTACCGCACCCCGTTCGGCATCCGCACCTTCCACGTCGACCCGGAGGAGGGCTTCCACCTCAACGGCAGGTACGCCAAGATCAAGGGCGTCGACCTGCACCACGACCTCGGCGCGCTCGGCGCCGCCGTCAGCGCCGACGCGGTCCGCCGCCAGATGACCCTCATGAAGTCGATGGGCGTCAACGCCTTCCGCACCTCCCACAACCCGCCCTCGCCCGAGATGATCGAGGTCTGCGAGGAGATGGGCATCATCATGCTGGTGGAGGCCTTCGACTGCTGGCGCACCGGCAAGAACCGCTACGACTACGGACGGTTCTTCGACGAGTGGTGCGAGCGGGACGCCACCGAGATGGTGCTCGCGGCCCGCAACTCGCCCGCCGTCGTCATGTGGTCCATCGGCAACGAGGTCCCCGACTCCACCGCCACCGCCGGACTCGCCATGGCCGACCGGATCATCGAGGCGATCCGCGCCGCCGACGACACCCGCCCGCTGGTCATCGGCTCCGACAAATACCGCCGGCTGCCCGCCAAGGGCTCCGCGGCCGACCTGATGCTGGCCAAGCTGGACGGGCTCGGCCTCAACTACAACACCGCCAAGTCGGTGGACGACCTGCACGCGGTCTACCCGCACCTGTTCCTCTTCGAGTCCGAGTCGTCCTCCGAGACCTCCACCCGCGGCACCTACCAGGAGCCCGAGCACCTGAACACCGGTGAGAACCACACCCCGGGCGGGCGGGCCACCTCGTCCTACGACAACAACCTCGCCTCCTGGACGATGAGCGGCGAGTACGGCCACAAGAAGGACCGGGACCGCAAGTGGTTCGCCGGGCAGTTCCTGTGGTCCGGCATCGACTACATCGGGGAGCCCACGCCGTACGACGTCTTCCCGGTGAAGGCGTCCTTCTTCGGCGCGGTCGACACGGCCGGCTTCCCGAAGGACATGTACCACCTGTTCCGCAGCCAGTGGACGGACGAGCCGATGGTCCACCTGCTGCCGACGACGTGGAACCACCGCGAGGGCGACGCCGTCGAGGTCTGGGCCTACACCAACGTCGACACCGTCGAGCTGTACCTGAACGGGAAGTCGCTGGGCACCCGGCGCTTCGACCGCAAGAAGACCGTCGACGGCCGGACCTACCTGGAGACCACCGAGGCCACCGGCGACGACAAAACCTTCACCGACGGCCCCTACCCGGGCAGCTACACCAGTCCGAACGGCAGCGCGGGCAAACTGCACCTGACCTGGACGGTGCCCTTCGAGGCAGGAGAGCTGAAGGCCGTCGCCCGGCGCGGCGGCAGGACGGTGGCCACCGACGTCCTGCGCACCGCCCAGGCGGCGCACGCCCTGCGCCTCACCCCCGACCGCGAGTCCGTCGACGCGGACGGCCGCTCCCTGGTCTTCGTGACCGCCGAGGTGGTCGACCGGCACGGCGTGGTGGTGCCGGGCGCCGAGCACCTGATCTCCTTCGACGTCGCGGGCGGCTCGCTCGCCGGACTCGACAACGGCCGCCAGGAGAGCGCCGAGCGCTACCAGGCGAGCACCCGCACCGCCTTCCACGGCAAGGCGCTGGCGATCGTCCGGTCCGGCACCCGGCCGGGCACGGTACGCGTGACGGCGCGTGCGGACGGCCTGCGCACGGGCACGGCGGCGGTGCGTGCCCGGCGCGCCCCGGACCCGGCGACCACACCGGCCCCCGAGTTCCGGCCCGAGCACCCGGCGCCGGTGGAGCACCCGCACGCGGACGCGAGCTACTCGGGCCGGACCGACTCCCTCCCCGCCGCCGTGCTCGACGGCGACCCGGCCACCGGCTGGTCCAACGGCTTCCACAAGGCGGCCACCGCCCTGCTGCCCGCCTTCGACGGGGCCCGCGCCGAGGACTGGATCTCGGTCGACCACGGACGCACGCGCACCTACGACCGGGTCGAGGTCTCCTTCACCGTGGACGACGGGCACAGCCTGCCCGCGACCCTCGCGGTGGACGTCTGGGACGGCCGTGCCTGGCGTGCGGCCACCGAGGTGCGGACCGAGTGGGCCACCGCCTCCGACGGGCCCACGGTCATCGGCTTCCGGCCGCTGCGCGGGTCCCGGATCCGTCTCACGCTGACCAGCCGTCACCCCGGCGAGGCGCGGGGAGCGGTCCGGGTCAGCCGCCTGGAGGCCCCCGCCGCCTGA